Below is a window of Mixophyes fleayi isolate aMixFle1 chromosome 12 unlocalized genomic scaffold, aMixFle1.hap1 SUPER_12_unloc_2, whole genome shotgun sequence DNA.
CAGTGTAGCTgcacagggggcgtggtcacacaaGGACTACAGCCGGGCCCTGTACAAGGCGGAGGTAATATTGAactgtaataatatattagtCACTAGCGGTTTCTCCTTTGCTTGAAGTGAACGCTAAAGAAAGATCCTACTCAGATTAGCACATTTATCTATATTAGGTTCACTATGACGCCCAAATCACTATAACTATTCATTTACTACTGGAAGGGAGGCGCTAGGTCAGTGGTggtctaacctgtgacactccaggtgttgtgaaactacaagccccagcatgctttgccagctatcagctagttatctactggcaaagcatgctggggcttgtagtttcacaacacctgtagtgtcacaggttagccatcactgcgcTAGGTTAATGTGTTTAACATTTAAAAGGGACCAAAAACAAGCTGCTAGTATCCACAGGTTTAAATTGCCACCCCCACCCCTACCAAAACTGTAACATTAACAGATTAGGACACCTCGCTATAGCCACAAGGTTGTATTGGACCGTATTCAACAAACACAATCACATTTACTGTCTAATAAGGCTTAAAAAGCATATAAATCAACAAACGAATAATCCATCTAAGACATTTGTTTCACCATAAACTAAAATAGACATTTACTGaccaaagataaaaaaatatatttagtttattaaaaGAACACATATATATCCCAATACAGCCATTTGTGTGTTGCTCAGTGGATTAATCCACTTATTTATGGAGTGAAGTGGTTGATGAGATTCCTTTAGTTGGCTCTTGGTGTATTAGTTCTATGGATAACTCCTTGTTTGTCCAGCTGAAGAAGCAGATGGGGATGTGACAGAATGTGAGTGGTGTTTTGGATCCCTAAAATAAAGATGGAAGTGGTGATGTTAAAGGTCTCtctctaaggcagtggttcccaaactgtgtgccacggctccctggggtgccagagcgatctcacaggggtgccgcggccagggccggtggtaagcaaagcgggggactacttggtaattattttggcctaggggtgccttgaataaattattgagaccctaggggtgcctcgaactgagaaagtttgggatccactgctctaaGGTATTGTTTCAAGTGTTTACAGCCCTTTTTCCCGGAATAGTGGCTGTTACTGTATTTACTATTAGATTGTGTAAAAGTTGATAttggatgtttttatttttaacaaacacAGATGCCCTACACAGCGGGGGAGCTCAGCCTACAGACAACAGCCTCACCCCACTGGCACTATAGCTGTAGTTCACAATACCTAGCCACACATATATAACCATATAGTCTGCACCCTATTTCCActactattttattgtttttcccaCTGGTTAGATAGCTACTATTATCCACCACATTTATACCACACATcatcatctaatatatataagcctagcggtgtgtgtggaaaaaactattttctctgaaagggctcatccaattgacctgaaatttggtatactgacattatttgacaaaaaaatgataatagtgaagCCAGTTAACTtctatcatccccccttccccctgtgggaggggtagtaaaggctaaatttaccagttgagggctcaaactcttgaccgtgtgggtatttatttaccagagcctgtgtttggtcatggacaattgtatgtcgcattttcacgagtatggAGAAGCaatgatgtgaaagtgcaggttatgaatactgcccttcaaggaagactgattgagcacagcgatatggtgtttagcagaaacgttgtgtatcgagaggttttagaacagtaagacgatggagattaaggatgtggcgatgaaggatgaggtgatggagaagaatgatgaggtggagacatgtggacaaaaccacgttaaaaaagggcgcttatgtccggaagtaacgctcttcccctgaggaggcctggcctagccccaaatgcatgacaagaacccttttaacaccttaagtagcttgatttgactagaatgcatgagtatcatgcacgggttaacttgtctatcattatcatctatttatttatatagcgccactaattccgcagcgccctGAACCTCATCAGTTCTGGCCCCAATCAGGTAGAGCTGACTGTgtatatgtgaaaataaaaacatcCAACATCAACATTTAGATAATATAATAGTAAAGGTAATAAGAGCTATTAAACCAAGCCAAAGAGCTTAAGTAGACATAAAAGCTGTAAAAGAGCTATAGGAACAAAAGACCTATAAACACTTGAAACAAGAATTTAGAAAAAGAATGTAAACATCAGCACCTCCATCTTTTTAGGGGGGTTCCAAAACACCACCCACATTCTATGACTCATCTCCCATCTGTATTTAGAGGAGGCAACGGTATCTGTTCTTGGTCTGGTGCTCTTAAATAgctttctgttgttgttgttttctgttgttgttgttgttgtcttttgtttgtttattaaaatgtttattgaggGAATGATGGCGTAAAACCAGAGAATAAATATATAGAGCAAGTGGTACAATACATTGCTAATATGTTCGCCTTATCGTAGAAGTTTTATAAGGGTgataactgtttgttttttttcttttaagagtAGGCCCAATGTGGTTAAACATCTTAATGAGAAATGGTGACTAGTTCAATTTGAACAGTAGGCACACACACTAGCATTAATGTCTCATGCAAGAAGGAGCTTATGGCCACTGAAGAGTGGTTGGGGGTGCAGTAGCAAACATTACAAGTAAGGAAGGGAGCAAAGGAAAGTCAGGACGACAATACTAGTTGGCAAGGTATGTTATCAGGGGAGAGGTAGAGAGAAATGGGAAGTCACAAGTCAGCCAAAGGGAAGACAAAtagcaaatatttataaaaatgtttacaaCTTGAAGATGGAAGAGTGATGTAGATCGATAAAGTCCCCAGGGTGATAGGGGCCAATCAGTGATGAAAAGCAATAGGAAGCACAACAAACTCAACACCTATTACAACATTAGGCCAATGTTATAACATTTTGCAGATGTGACCTTGATCATTTTGCAGATGTGACCTTGATCTACTAGTTTAGCATAAAGAGGCTTGGGGGTATAAATACTATGCGGCGGTTCCGTAGAACTGCCAATTACCGGCACTTTTTTAAAATGACActtcttttattaaagacaaagcccattgggTTCAATCTGTGCTGAATGGCTAGGGTTGGTTGGTACTGTCTTTTTTGGGGGGACCACATGGGTGTCCCCCTGATATTCCCGCTATCAGcctagtgtgtttttttttttacatttttacatacttgTATCTTGCTCTAGGGGTCAGGCACCCTCAACAGACAGGCTTATCTGATGGTGTTTCCACCTCTACATGCCATGCGAATTATGggatacgcccttactgtacgtgACCTAAGCTTGCCCTGCCCCTTCCCCCTCTCTAAGTGTACAGGGCTGTAAGTGTAGGATGCATCTCACTCTACATAGGGACTTATGCATTTGTAGCGCTCtacggaaatgtgtattttattcccAACTGTACACAAGACCCTCAGTGTTTCATATTTAATAAGTTACATGTGCACTTTGTGATGTTTATAATGAATATTAGATTTATTCCTAGACCATTCAGCTGTGAGGAACCAGAGAATTTTACTAGAAGTCAAGTGGAGGTGAAACCTGTTCTGTGTCAATCACTGATTCcctgaggatggacaaggacaagagtgagaggatattaaatctcaccctggagatcatctacctgctgactggagaggtgagggattctgggaatgtcccAGTGTCATCATTCTTACGACTGtaaataaaacagagacatagctggagaggtgagggattctgggaatgtcacagtgacatcattcttcttgctattaataaaacagggacatgactgtcTTCTCATCTGCCCAGCTGTAAATAAGCAGCAGGAAGACTGTCTCAGATAAAAGTATCAGTCCCGCAATCTTCACAAAAGTTGGGATATACTGCATTGGATTTACAGCTTTTTGCAGTATTTTAGGTGTTACTAAATATTACAATTGGGATGATTTCCACTttcctggacttttttttttaaaatgtacaaaacagagtcAAATATAGTCAAATATGATATCCCAGCCTGTGACTTCTATAAGTATCTTCAAATTAGACACTGGATACAAAGCGGCCCCTTACAGCCTCCGTTGCTGAGACCGATCCCCCCTGGTTTATTATTGTCCCTCTCTCCTGCTAGCCACGCAGGCGGCATCTCAACTTGGGACCGATTTTTCCTGTCCCCGGTTGAGAATCGCGATCTGGAAACTATTGGTTTTAAATACTCTACAGCTGTGGCTTCCCCACTGATTAAATGGTTTTTGTGGTATGGCTATTTTACGGAACATCGACCCTTAAATCCTGATGCGGGTTCTCTGAGGTGTGCATTATTGTCAGATCCTAAGGTTCACATGTTATAATCTGAGTGTCTCTATACCTGTCTCTGCCCCACCCCCCCTCCTtcgtctcccctccccccctctagtTGTCTTTGTCATAAGTATTATGTTTTATAAGGtgtgttaatatatttttatttttttattttattgttgacGTATGTATGTCGGCAGTGTTGATTGTTCATTTTATTCTACTCTTTGAATGTAACCAGTATTCACTCCTTTATTTGTTTCATGTTCTTTTGCAAActcaataaaaagataaaaaaaaaaatgtacaaaataggGAACAGTTTGAAAACGGGTTCCCAAACCTTGTGGAGGCCTCCATTAAAAAGCTACTCTAACCTCTTAGTTGCAGAAGACTCACCTCATTCATTTACTCCTATATATTAAGTGGATTGAATACCAGTGATCTAATACAGCCAAGAGACAAATTAGGCCCAATTTGATGATGAAGTCTGGGGGATTATTCTGAGCAGTCCCTGCAGCCAACTTCACTCGATTGTTGAAATATCAGCAAATGCAGGTGTATATTTGACATAGGGCATATTGTATGGAAATAAGATATGCTTTGGAAATGTCCAAAAATTAAAAACTTCTGGGTAAAAGTTCTCAGGTGCATCAATAAATCAGGTGTGACAATATATCTCCGGCCACATGCATCTCTaggttaaaattaaaaaaatataccaaaTAGAGTGACACAACAATATATACTGAATTTATGCATGATAGCGACGGTTTACATAGAAAGGTTAAGGTTGGCATCCAGTGGTCTGAAAATTCAAAACTGGATTAAGTTGGTCAAAGAAAGAATAGGACACGAGAGATTTGTATATACTCGCAGGAAAGCCataccaaaatgtaaaaatatgtggAGCAGATGGACTGACTCTACTTATGCTTTAGCTTCAGTGagtagactaagggctagatttactaagctgtgtgtttgaaaaagtggggatgttgcctatagcaaccaatcagattgtagctttcattttgtagaaggtgctaaataaatgaaagctaggatctgattggttgctataggcaacatctctactttttcaaacccgcagcttagtaaatctagccctaagtgtggatTGTTGACCCCGTAGGCACCCATGACACATGGCACTAGGCATGGAATATTAATAATTACATGTTCCATATGTATATTTGTAAGCTTGTATGTTCTGATTTATTATTTGCGTATCTAATGCTCAAAATACTTTCAATGTGTCGTATGCAATGCATTTTACTTTCTTGGAATTGTATTTTGTAGCCAGTTCATAGGTTGTAATGTTTGTAATAGTTTATgctaaaaaacaataataaaaaaaccaaatgtgcaaaatagtGAAGAACTTATTTTAGAAATACAACCCCTGTCCCATCTATTACTCTTTCCTATATGCACTGTTTATTGGAGTGTATATAGTACTCATCTCTCCTACTATCTGCCATAGGTCAGCCATTCTGAGTCCTCTGTCTACTACATCCCACACTGTATAGTCATCTTACTGTTTGCGCTAATTTGTTTAGAGCAGATGACACATCCATGGAGGCCGGCTGTAGATAGAGGACTAGGTGGGCACACTGATGATGTCATGACCTGTAGGAGCTTTAACTGCTATATACTCTCCACTTTGTGgaatataggaaactgttataGGATAAGGATTGTATTTGTAAGATAATTgtacaaaatactgtatattttctacaatacctaaaaaaaaaataatcaaagtaCATTAAGCGTCATTTACCTTTTTATTGATGCCTCAATACACAGGATTGTACTGTAGTGATAAAGAGATCTGGTGAGCATGTGACACCCAGGAGCCgtccctgtgtgtcaggaggattgagcaggacccagagccccatcacagTGCCTGAatctcactcactgatacatgagggagacaatgaccagaagatcctggaattGACCAAAACATTAATCCAGCCGTTGACTGGAGAGGTGAATACTGGGAATGGGACATAATATAGTATcattaggggatgtgtctggatgatgactgtgtcattgtgtatgtcaggttcctataaagtgTCCTGAGGAGTTTGAGAGTTTAAAAGGGTCCAAGGGTCTGTACGAGGACGTGAGGATGGAGAATCACCggatcctcacatcactgggtaagaggagagaCGTTTTGAAGGCCACCATGTACAGACACAAACTTATAATCACATGTAAGCAATGTAATCAGTCACTCCGTGTCTCCTACAGGTGGATCcaataacagaaataccccagagagatatctccgtcctctttattcacagaatATTACCAAAGAAAATCACAGTATCTCACAGGAGTATAAGGTAGATGACATTTTAGGGTCCCCCCAAATACCAACTCACCAAAGTGTTCATCTCAAATgattaaatcagatattattaataatgatattttttattgttttctggaCTATTTAGGATGAAGTCCTCACTGACATTAAAGTAGAAATGATGGAAGGAAAAAGAGAGACgtgtgtgaggggtgatcagcagtgtaaggaggaggaaatccctacagatatcagcacaggtgagtaataaacacttattacacaaGAGAGTCATATTCTCCTTattcagtcactacaacaatcatttattttttttattgaaaaaatatctttattttgtataaaggtacaaaatacATACAACAGATTACATTCAAGTGTTCTAGTCACAGCACAGCTGAAAGCACAATACGCCATGAAACATGTTCATTTATcctttttagtacaatacaagataTGATATCCTACAcaatacatcaagtactgcactaaccatgcaaaacTTAAACAACATGACAGTTTCAAATAAGCAGTGGTTGTGAGCGGATGGTAGGTGAGGGGGGGAATCACaagcccgaagctttattgaggacagacacaaatataggggcgggtgcataaattaaggcaagacatctCAACAAAACTTGAAACAGTGATGGTGGAATGGgttgcgtctctcatccaccctcattacatcctcccattcccggttacaggacttttttcgggctgcacccactctatggaactctctcccttgcacaataagactctcctctggtctacaaactttcaagcgttctctgaaagcctacctattcagacaagcttataatattcctcaaccactctcttaacctgactacctttagcctgttaccgcctgttacacaatttcacacaagacaactaccccctgaccaacattgttgtgtgacaggatcatttagcttatgagttacttttgcctttgcagtctggctgggccaagatgcagaatgtagacttaacctcatgtgtcaatctcccactatcccatagattgtaagcttgtgagagggaccttctcacctctttgtctgttctacccagtttgtttattagtttattatgtttgtccccaattgtaaagcgctatggaatatgttggcgctatataaataaatgatgatgatgatgaagggagctGAAAGCTTTATTGACAAAACATACACATgggggggaggagaagagggagacaacaatcaatcatcttcctcaggactgtcaatggtgcttatagtctcttagtaggctgtagATCAGCCTGCCATAGTCCTCTTTTCCCTTTTtaaaatgaggcgattcctggcaagccaaatagcgtccttaaagcagttcataaggtgccagggctcctggattgccccaatagtgtgggtcccaggaaataatccataaattacaaaatggtatgaaaggcaagtcctgtgCACACTATCCTTAAGTTtcgtgttccaaggcatccaacactggctgtgcagtggggcagtcccaaaaaatatgctgagctGTTTCCCTTCAGGTTATGCAGAAGGGGCCGTGAACATATCTGCGCAGGTTTCTGGGGGTCCCTGAATGTCCTGAGAGCCATCCATGCActgtctttatgtctattagtcagcctctttgaggccacattctcccacacatttaactgtagcagcagagagccctggaacagactccataatgtgtTTAGCTCTGATGATGAGCTCtcatttattctacaccctcATCTTTCAGTACAAAATAATGAGTAAAATATATCTGCCCAGCAGGAGAGTCAGGAACCATCAGCCCCTATTGGACACCCACTCTcgtcctcacatcatatcattgtgtgctaccagtccAGAGATCTTACTCCTCACACTGTCCGGTGTATTTCCTGGGATGTCAATCCATGAACCTCCTGTACACTACCTCCTGTGATAATACCCATAATCCTCTCTGTGTATGTGATGTTACCCATTAATTTCCCCTTGTGATAATCCATGAATAATTGATCAATTTGCTGTATTAACACTGTAATACTAAAGTAAAATACCAGTTGATTCTCAGATGATAACACACACATCATTATAACATACACTTCACGCATACTCCACCTTCCTGgagatacagaactataaccgcaCTATAACCACACAACCGTCATTCCACAATAGCTCCCCTCCCAGTTGTGCTTGGATACACTTTACTGTTGCTCTTCATTTGTTAATCTGTTCCTGTGCCCTGTTTTGCTCTTATGCTTTCTTCCAGTTTGTACTTTTGCCCATCTGTGCCCTGCTCCCTTCTCGTACTCTGTCCCGATGCTCTCCAGTTTTTGCAGGCAGTGTCTAGTTGAACAATATCACTGGCTAATGAGGCTTCCTGTCCTATGATGCTGGCAGGGCAGTTGCTTGGGAATTGTTACTTGCCAAAGTCTGCGATTTGGCttgaattataatatatttattttatttccagcagatgaATGCATACGCAGGAATATCTCTGAGGGACAACTTCTTTTATCTACAGattttaaaatagaagataaCATCACACAAGATTATCCAGGAGAAAACCCTGTTGccctaaatatacatccaatgcttcacagtgcagataaaTCATCTGAGCCCTTTAGTCATGCGGAATGTTCTCATGCAAACATAGATGTTAATACATCTCATACAAATGATACGATCTTTCCATGTTCTGAGGGCAGAAAATGCATTACAGTTAAATTATCTCTTCATAATCATCAGAGAACCCACTCGGGTTTGAAACCAcatccatgttctgagtgtggaaaatgttttgcacACAAATCAGAACtcattagacatcagagaactcacacaggtgagaaaccattttcatgttctgaatgtgggaaatggtttacgGAAAAATCAAGTCTTAGGAGACATCTAggaagtcacacaggtgagaaaccatttccatgttctgagtgtggaaaatgtttcccACAGAAATCAAGACTCGccaaacatcagagaactcacacaggtgagaaaccatttccatgttctgaatgtgggaaatggtttacacAAAAATCAAGTCTTTTGATACATCAGGGAAATCAcaaaggtgagaaaccatttccatgttctgagtgtgggaaatcttTCACACAGAAATCAagacttgttgaacatcagagaactcacacaggtgagaaaccatttccatgttctgagtgtgggaaatgctttgGATATAAATCAAGCCTTGTTCTACATCAGAGATCTCACACAGGCAAGAAACCATTTCAATGTTAAAataggcataaatatatatatatatatatatatatatatatatatatatatatatatatatatatatatatatatatatatatacacaagttaacccgtgcatgatactcatgcattctagtcaaatcaagatacttaaggtcttaaaaagattcttgtcatgcatttggacctagcccaggcctcctcaggggaagatcgttacttcccaacgcaagcgcccttttcaATGTgggttcatgaggtaaaattacctcgcgaaaatgagtttgacccctcaactcgtaaatttagcctttactacccctcccacggggggatgatggaagttaactgacttgactattctaatttttttgtcaaatattgtcagtataccaaatttcaggtcaattggatgaaccctttctgagaaaatagtttttttcacacacacacacacactaacgcacgcctctacacatgtgtgttcatgaggtaatattacctcacgaaaatgagtttgagccctaccaaatttcagccctttttgaattttttttcccacactcactaagaatttaataggtcagtgtataactctgcccagcaggtggcgttgcaacttggtttttttttcccacacacagacgccactaagcatttatatattagatatatctatatctatatatatatatatatatatatatatatatatatatatatatatatataaaaataaaggataTATAGTATATGCATACGGAATAGTTTCTTTAATAAGGTGTGTAACATTAGTGGTCTTCACATACTGCACCCGGGTACTGTTAAAGGCTCCACACCATATACAAGATATATATGGAAAGCAgaaatagtgtgatattgtttcaGAATGataaccaacaccaaaacaccaCGTGGATGTTTTGTGCGTACCAAATACAACAGCAAAAAATCGCTTATCTGTAGTAGTAATCGAGTCTCAAAATCTCTTGATGTCTCATTTCACGCCGAGCTCAGGAGTCACGACCCAGCCACAATCTGTGAAGACCACTATTGTTACACACCTTATTAAAGAATCTAATCGGTAATCATGTACTATATAATCTTCATTTTTTGGCCATAGTACCAGAAGTACTACACTATCGGGCGCTGTgctcttcttttttcttcacaatatatatatatatatatatatatatatatatatatatatatatatatatatgtaaaatgtgatttatactTGGGGAAAGTCTGATTGTAACGGTTTACTCGTGTGCAACTACTTTTTCTGTTAGATATCATCCATACTGTTCACAGTAATAACAGGATCACCTTGACGTTATGTAGGGTACTGAGCAATATATAATCCTGTCAGTTACTTAGAGCTATCATGTGGGAACTAAGGCAATGTTAAAGTATGTTTGTTCATAGTCTCCctgggtttgcgtgggtttcctccgggtgctctggtttcctcccacactccaaaaaaatactggtaggttaattggctgctatcaaatttgaccctagtctctccctgtctgtctctctgtctgtgtctgtgtgagagtgtgtatctatattagggaacttagattgtaagctccaatgggggcagggactgatgtgaatgagttctctgtacagcgctgcggaattagtggcactatttaaataaatgatgatgatgatagcctctAATTAAAGGTTTGAGATGGTTCATATAATCAATACTGTAATCTGTTACTTTCTCATTAGGGATTGATTATGAAGCTTCAAATATGTGATAAGCACAATTTTGTGATGCCCTGCAGCTATTTTTGTACAAGTGGTCAAGATGtgtctgcaggggtgcaaaaCTTTGCTTCATCCTATGGTAAGGGCTAAGGGAATCTGGAATTTCCTTGCTGAACGTGGTTTAAAGCTCTCATGCACTTGGTATTGCACCAGCATGTAAAAATTAGACTTTGTTTTGCATGGTGAGATGTTTTAATAACGAGTGCATATTCACTGTGGTCCTCCCACTTTAGCATGTGACTGCAGGACCTTTATCCTCCCTACAAAAGGACTTGCATTTTATGCATGCTTAGTGTTGGTGGAGGTCATGCCTCTGCCTATATTTTTACATGTGACAGTTTTTTCACATTCCAGCCGAACCTAATACCAGAACGTACATTTGTAGGGTCACAAATTCACATGTAATATGACCTTTcaaacacactaatgtgataatCTATGCATAGACGAACTCCGAGGCGCCACATATATGTCAATAATTGTATGTGCACAATGTCCTGTATATCCTATGACTACACACCAATAGCCGGAATTTCCAATAGGACCTACAATTAAAATGTCCATTTAAATCATACAATTTCTCTCTAAAAACACCAATAAACTATTAGTTTAAGAACCTGTAGTTTGCGATCAGGCTTAGATTACTCTATTCAATGTCCTTTATCCACACGCACTCGTCAGTGGTGTAGCGGATGGAATCCTTAATGTATCCCTTAAAAGTGTGCTTTCTGTAGAGTAGGGT
It encodes the following:
- the LOC142112079 gene encoding gastrula zinc finger protein XlCGF66.1-like, with product MDKDKSERILNLTLEIIYLLTGEDCTVVIKRSGEHVTPRSRPCVSGGLSRTQSPITVPESHSLIHEGDNDQKILELTKTLIQPLTGEVPIKCPEEFESLKGSKGLYEDVRMENHRILTSLGGSNNRNTPERYLRPLYSQNITKENHSISQEYKDEVLTDIKVEMMEGKRETCVRGDQQCKEEEIPTDISTADECIRRNISEGQLLLSTDFKIEDNITQDYPGENPVALNIHPMLHSADKSSEPFSHAECSHANIDVNTSHTNDTIFPCSEGRKCITVKLSLHNHQRTHSGLKPHPCSECGKCFAHKSELIRHQRTHTGEKPFSCSECGKWFTEKSSLRRHLGSHTGEKPFPCSECGKCFPQKSRLAKHQRTHTGEKPFPCSECGKWFTQKSSLLIHQGNHKGEKPFPCSECGKSFTQKSRLVEHQRTHTGEKPFPCSECGKCFGYKSSLVLHQRSHTGKKPFQC